From the Oryza glaberrima chromosome 5, OglaRS2, whole genome shotgun sequence genome, one window contains:
- the LOC127774103 gene encoding zinc finger BED domain-containing protein RICESLEEPER 1 has protein sequence MAEETSNDNLVVQGNEIVPSNGEALAEEVQGDELVLAEDLIQGDEVQGNELVSAEMSIPPTSRRRRKKSLVWEHFTIEAVSGGATRACCKLCKQTFAYSSGSKIAGTSHLKRHITLGSCPKIKNQEHKLLLTPAGGTDNDGEGTVERPSKRRYRYTGYANAAFDQERSCSYLAKMIILHDYPLHIVQQPAFTTFIDSLQPRFRVVDVETMEWEVYAVYQKEKENLMQAFNTMPGRISLAIGLWTTSQTLGYVSLAGQFIDSEWKMHRRMLNFMMVSSPHSENALSEAISTSLSDWNMKDKLFTITLDNDCSSHDIYSANLRDYLSNKNNLMLKGQLFVVRCYAHILNAVAQDVIASIHGVIYNIRESIKFIKASPSCEEKFAEIALQLEIPSTKTLCLDVTTQWNTTYLMLLAALDYKQAFSTLETSDDNYNEAPSAEDWKKVEAACNYLKLLYDSAHSIMAAANPTSNLFFHEAWKLQLELSNATGCEDPVFSSIAKDMHERFDKYWKDCNLVLAIAVVMDPRFKMKLVEFSYSKIYGVEAAKYVKVVDDAVHELYNEYVAQPLPLTPAYVEQGGGNNAPASENSTQATAPSTGDGLVDFDMYLSEIATSQPTKSELEQYLDESLTPRIQEFDILNWWKLNTLKYPTLSKMARDILAIPMSMVSSGNSIFSAGTGTRMLDDYRSSSRPEIVEALVCAKDWLQYLPATPEAPSTALVKVDAA, from the coding sequence ATGGCTGAGGAAACCAGCAACGACAACCTGGTGGTTCAAGGCAACGAGATTGTTCCAAGCAATGGGGAAGCTCTAGCTGAGGAAGTTCAGGGTGATGAATTGGTCCTTGCGGAGGACTTAATTCAAGGTGACGAGGTCCAAGGAAATGAATTGGTCAGTGCTGAGATGAGTATCCCTCCAACATCAAGGCGCCGTAGGAAGAAGTCTCTAGTGTGGGAGCACTTCACTATTGAAGCTGTCTCTGGAGGGGCTACACGGGCGTGCTGCAAACTGTGCAAGCAAACTTTTGCTTACAGCTCTGGTTCAAAAATTGCGGGCACTAGCCATCTCAAGAGGCACATTACCTTGGGTTCATGTCCTAAAATTAAGAACCAAGAGCACAAGCTATTACTGACTCCAGCTGGAGGGACTGACAATGATGGTGAGGGTACTGTGGAGCGCCCGTCTAAGAGGCGTTACAGATATACTGGTTATGCAAATGCTGCTTTTGATCAAGAACGCAGTTGCTCATATCTGGCGAAGATGATCATTTTGCATGACTATCCACTTCACATTGTTCAACAGCCAGCCTTCACTACCTTTATTGACAGTCTGCAGCCACGTTTCAGGGTTGTAGATGTTGAGACAATGGAGTGGGAGGTGTATGCTGTTTAccagaaagaaaaggaaaacctcATGCAAGCATTCAACACTATGCCTGGAAGGATCAGCCTCGCTATTGGATTGTGGACAACTAGCCAAACTCTTGGCTATGTTTCACTTGCTGGGCAGTTTATTGACTCTGAGTGGAAGATGCATCGAAGAATGCTAAACTTCATGATGGTGTCTTCTCCTCATTCAGAGAATGCACTTAGTGAAGCTATTAGTACAAGCCTTTCAGACTGGAATATGAAGGACAAACTATTCACCATCACATTGGACAATGATTGCTCATCACATGATATATACAGTGCGAATCTGAGGGATTATCTCTCCAACAAGAACAACCTCATGCTCAAGGGCCAACTATTTGTTGTAAGGTGTTATGCCCATATCCTGAATGCAGTTGCTCAGGATGTCATTGCTTCAATTCATGGTGTCATCTATAATATCCGCGAAAGCATTAAGTTCATAAAAGCTTCTCCTAGCTGTGAGGAGAAGTTTGCAGAGATTGCTCTGCAACTAGAGATCCCAAGTACCAAGACCCTTTGTCTGGATGTTACGACACAGTGGAACACTACCTATCTCATGCTGCTGGCTGCCTTGGATTATAAGCAGGCCTTTTCTACTCTAGAGACAAGTGATGATAACTACAACGAGGCACCGTCCGCTGAGGACTGGAAAAAAGTTGAGGCTGCCTGCAATTACTTGAAGCTATTGTATGACTCAGCACATAGCATCATGGCTGCAGCAAATCCAACTTCAAATCTCTTTTTCCATGAGGCATGGAAACTTCAGCTCGAGCTGTCAAATGCCACAGGGTGTGAAGACCCTGTTTTCAGCAGCATTGCCAAGGATATGCACGAGAGATTTGACAAGTACTGGAAAGATTGCAACCTTGTGTTAGCTATTGCTGTTGTGATGGATCCGCGCTTCAAGATGAAGCTCGTTGAGTTCAGCTACTCGAAAATTTATGGTGTTGAAGCTGCGAAATATGTTAAGGTGGTGGATGATGCTGTTCATGAGCTCTACAACGAGTATGTTGCACAGCCCCTCCCCTTAACGCCGGCTTACGTTGAGCAAGGGGGAGGTAATAATGCACCTGCTAGCGAGAATAGTACTCAAGCAACTGCTCCTTCAACCGGCGATGGACTTGTGGACTTCGATATGTACCTTTCTGAGATAGCTACAAGCCAGCCAACAAAATCTGAACTGGAACAGTACCTGGATGAGTCCCTCACTCCGCGCATCCAGGAATTTGACATTCTGAACTGGTGGAAGCTCAACACTCTCAAGTACCCTACTCTCTCAAAGATGGCCCGGGATATCTTGGCCATTCCGATGTCGATGGTGAGCAGCGGCAACTCTATTTTCTCTGCTGGAACTGGAACTCGCATGCTTGATGACTACAGAAGCTCATCGCGTCCAGAAATTGTGGAGGCGCTCGTTTGTGCCAAAGACTGGCTTCAGTATTTACCAGCTACCCCGGAGGCACCAAGTACGGCGCTGGTCAAGGTGGATGCAGCATAG